One segment of uncultured Propionivibrio sp. DNA contains the following:
- the hemW gene encoding radical SAM family heme chaperone HemW — MTLPEAFAPIPLSLYVHVPWCVQKCPYCDFNSHTLRDALPEADYVAALIADLESALPLVWGRRISSVFFGGGTPSLLSGDSIATLLAAFRARLPLIHGAEITLEANPGTVESDKFAAFRDAGVNRLSLGIQSFNPSHLRALGRIHDDRDACRAIEIAATHFDNFNLDLMYGLPRQTLTQALDDLDRALGFAPPHLSCYQLTLEPNTAFAAAPPPVPEADLCADMQEAIEARLADAGYQHYETSAFARPGRQCRHNLNYWTFGDYLGIGAGAHGKLTVPGEESRSVLRQMRWKLPKQYLAQVAAGTPVQDEFTVATEDLPFEFMMNALRLNQGFAPALFGERTGLALECIEAPLRRATENGLLERNAERIAPTARGQRFLNQLLQGFIAETE; from the coding sequence GCGTACAGAAGTGCCCGTATTGCGACTTCAACTCGCATACATTGCGCGACGCGCTGCCCGAAGCCGACTATGTGGCGGCGCTGATCGCCGACCTTGAGTCGGCCTTGCCGCTGGTCTGGGGACGACGCATCAGCAGCGTCTTCTTTGGCGGCGGCACGCCAAGCCTGCTTTCGGGCGACAGCATCGCCACCCTGCTGGCCGCGTTCCGCGCGCGCCTGCCGCTGATCCACGGCGCCGAAATCACGCTCGAAGCTAATCCCGGCACCGTCGAATCGGACAAGTTCGCCGCCTTCCGCGACGCCGGCGTCAATCGTCTCTCGCTCGGCATCCAGAGCTTCAACCCGTCCCACCTGCGCGCGCTCGGACGCATCCACGACGACCGCGACGCCTGCCGCGCCATCGAGATCGCCGCCACGCATTTCGATAATTTCAATCTCGACCTGATGTACGGTCTGCCGCGTCAAACCCTGACGCAAGCGCTGGACGACCTTGACCGGGCGCTCGGCTTCGCGCCGCCGCATCTGTCGTGCTACCAGCTCACGCTCGAACCGAACACCGCCTTCGCCGCCGCGCCGCCGCCGGTCCCCGAGGCCGACCTGTGCGCCGACATGCAGGAGGCCATCGAGGCCCGCCTCGCCGACGCCGGCTACCAGCACTACGAGACCTCGGCCTTCGCCCGCCCGGGCCGTCAATGCCGGCACAATCTCAATTACTGGACCTTCGGCGACTACCTCGGCATCGGCGCAGGCGCCCACGGAAAGCTGACCGTTCCCGGCGAAGAAAGCCGCTCGGTCCTGCGCCAGATGCGCTGGAAGCTACCCAAACAGTATCTGGCCCAGGTGGCCGCCGGCACCCCGGTCCAGGATGAATTCACCGTCGCCACCGAAGACCTGCCCTTCGAGTTCATGATGAATGCCCTGCGCCTCAATCAGGGCTTCGCCCCGGCGCTGTTCGGCGAACGCACGGGCCTTGCGCTCGAATGCATCGAAGCCCCGTTGCGCCGGGCAACCGAGAACGGCCTGCTCGAACGCAATGCCGAACGCATCGCGCCGACAGCGCGTGGCCAGCGTTTTCTCAACCAGCTCCTGCAAGGCTTCATCGCCGAAACAGAGTAA
- a CDS encoding ankyrin repeat domain-containing protein: MKFGRCAVISLALAGSLAWAAAPDPFTFSFTVERSDLNRVRTWLDEGLDPEFVGAEIGTGLMIAAWNGNIPMMALFVERGANPRRANRNGEQPLQLAAWNNHVEAVKWLLDHGAVLNREGNYWGALHYAVFNGHAELAKYLISRGAEVNAKSPNGSTPLMMAAREGREELAKVLLESGADPRSKNDWGDTPLTLAMRYDHYRLGKMISSPEEFAIAVKAPKENFGEPVRSAAAPSEIEQLLRQIREAEATGQSSEELRKKLMEAIAAFRRSSTVVSQSRRPMPLPFQPRSLVITAKRGAVGSERAQVVVNGKPAAPAAPAGTISITPSQPARATAGQVAELMRQIRLAEAQGRPADDLRKQLFDAVEQMKQ; the protein is encoded by the coding sequence GTGAAATTTGGCAGGTGTGCAGTGATTTCGCTGGCCTTGGCCGGCTCGCTTGCCTGGGCGGCGGCGCCCGACCCCTTCACATTTTCCTTCACGGTCGAGCGGAGCGATCTCAATCGGGTCCGCACTTGGCTCGATGAGGGGCTGGATCCGGAGTTTGTCGGTGCCGAGATCGGTACCGGTCTCATGATCGCTGCCTGGAACGGCAACATCCCGATGATGGCGCTGTTCGTCGAGCGCGGCGCCAATCCGCGACGGGCCAACCGGAATGGCGAGCAGCCCTTGCAACTGGCGGCCTGGAACAATCATGTCGAGGCGGTCAAATGGCTGCTCGATCATGGTGCGGTGCTTAATCGTGAGGGGAATTACTGGGGGGCGCTGCATTACGCTGTGTTCAACGGCCATGCCGAATTGGCCAAATACCTGATCAGCCGTGGCGCCGAGGTGAACGCGAAGTCCCCGAACGGCTCGACGCCCCTGATGATGGCGGCGCGCGAAGGGCGTGAGGAACTGGCGAAGGTGCTGCTCGAGTCGGGCGCCGACCCGAGAAGCAAGAATGATTGGGGTGATACGCCCCTGACCCTGGCGATGCGCTATGACCACTACCGGCTGGGCAAGATGATTTCCTCGCCCGAAGAGTTCGCCATTGCCGTCAAGGCGCCGAAGGAAAATTTCGGCGAGCCGGTGCGTTCGGCGGCGGCGCCGAGCGAGATCGAGCAATTGCTGCGACAGATCCGCGAGGCCGAAGCGACCGGCCAGTCGTCCGAGGAATTGCGCAAGAAGCTGATGGAAGCAATCGCGGCGTTTCGCCGATCGTCGACGGTTGTCAGTCAGTCTCGCCGTCCGATGCCCTTGCCCTTCCAGCCGCGTTCGCTGGTGATTACTGCCAAACGCGGTGCGGTGGGGAGCGAGCGCGCGCAGGTGGTCGTCAATGGCAAGCCGGCCGCGCCGGCCGCCCCGGCCGGGACGATCAGCATCACGCCGAGTCAGCCGGCACGGGCGACGGCCGGCCAGGTAGCCGAACTGATGCGCCAGATCCGGCTGGCCGAAGCGCAGGGGCGACCGGCTGACGACCTGCGCAAGCAGTTGTTCGATGCTGTCGAGCAGATGAAGCAATAA
- a CDS encoding energy transducer TonB — MPSRLPLAFALSFILHGVLLLPDVFKRLAAPPRPAALQATLRMPPVTPPPADALLKNTLDDAGEKARAEPPPPAPKASPTPRVPARQNVQAAQRKLSQHLFYPPEAVARGIQGEVRLILRLSASGAIEDVAIAASSGHAILDNAAIRAAYAMGQLSGGNGRELILPVIFRLQ, encoded by the coding sequence ATGCCGTCCCGCCTTCCTCTCGCCTTCGCGCTCTCTTTCATCCTGCACGGCGTGCTGCTCCTGCCCGATGTCTTCAAGCGCCTCGCCGCCCCGCCCCGCCCCGCTGCCTTGCAGGCTACCCTGCGGATGCCGCCGGTGACGCCGCCTCCCGCCGATGCGCTATTGAAAAACACGCTCGACGACGCGGGCGAGAAGGCCCGAGCCGAACCGCCGCCCCCCGCCCCGAAAGCATCGCCGACGCCAAGAGTGCCGGCGAGGCAAAACGTGCAGGCGGCCCAGCGCAAATTGTCGCAGCACCTTTTCTATCCGCCCGAAGCGGTGGCCCGCGGCATCCAGGGCGAAGTGCGGCTGATTCTCAGACTGTCTGCCAGCGGCGCGATCGAGGATGTCGCCATTGCCGCGAGCAGCGGCCATGCCATCCTCGACAATGCCGCCATCCGTGCCGCCTATGCGATGGGCCAGCTCTCCGGCGGCAATGGGCGCGAACTGATCCTGCCGGTGATCTTCCGCCTGCAGTAG
- the trmB gene encoding tRNA (guanosine(46)-N7)-methyltransferase TrmB, whose translation MNDSDISDSENVYTAGRAGHIRSFVLRQGRVSNAQQRYHTEMMARIGIPYANALLDFDAVFGRSAPRIFEIGFGMGETSATIAEANPHQDYIGVEVHTPGVGSLCKLIAEKNLANLRIIQHDAVEVLRDMIPEGSLDGVHIFFPDPWPKARHHKRRLIQPPLIATLARRLKPGGYLHCATDWENYAEQMLAVLAGEALLQNTASGFAPRPDYRPLTKFEQRGLRLGHGVWDVIFRRR comes from the coding sequence GTGAACGACAGCGATATCTCCGACAGCGAAAACGTGTACACGGCCGGGCGTGCCGGGCATATCCGCAGCTTTGTCCTGCGCCAGGGCCGGGTGTCCAATGCGCAGCAGCGTTATCACACGGAAATGATGGCCCGGATTGGCATTCCGTATGCGAACGCGCTGCTCGATTTCGACGCGGTGTTCGGTCGTTCGGCGCCACGCATTTTTGAAATCGGCTTCGGCATGGGGGAGACGTCGGCAACGATTGCCGAGGCCAATCCGCATCAGGATTACATCGGCGTTGAAGTGCATACGCCGGGCGTCGGCAGCCTTTGCAAGCTGATTGCCGAGAAGAATCTCGCGAATCTGCGGATCATCCAGCACGATGCCGTCGAAGTTCTGCGCGACATGATTCCCGAGGGCAGCCTCGACGGCGTGCACATCTTCTTTCCGGATCCCTGGCCGAAAGCGCGGCATCACAAACGTCGATTGATCCAGCCGCCGCTGATTGCGACGCTGGCGCGGCGGCTCAAGCCGGGCGGCTATCTGCATTGCGCCACCGACTGGGAGAATTATGCCGAGCAGATGCTTGCGGTGCTGGCCGGCGAAGCCTTGCTGCAAAATACGGCATCGGGTTTTGCGCCGCGTCCTGACTACCGTCCGCTGACCAAGTTCGAGCAGCGTGGCTTGCGCTTGGGCCACGGCGTCTGGGATGTGATCTTCCGGCGCCGCTAG
- a CDS encoding GGDEF domain-containing protein, with translation MGKLAKMPNTRLLIAQVHELAQRERVTAILSIAAIAMIGWVHWDAVDRPLVIGWIICMSAVQIMRIAAIGIRSPGLAETRSACLRRNGQVAINVLNGLGWGAIWFMLDTGRIDFLFMFKFGAIAGTTGIALNSLSVILPVYLGFLLSQMALTVAYLAGATPFLTPAQRMAFVTGAIVYAIVLCAIARNAARLTRQAMMQEMEREAALIEARESHLRELDLRKSLQAQSRQIEETNQKLNAANERLQVLARQDALTGVANRRHLAEELERNFQTFHRYANQFSLILLDIDHFKGINDLYGHQTGDLVLKATTARILDGLREIDHVGRWGGEEFLCILPNTGFEEALACAERLRRDLASARLVDGEPTLAVTASFGVATCAQDDSIDTLMGRADKALYEAKEKGRNRIVGISAPD, from the coding sequence ATGGGCAAACTCGCGAAAATGCCGAACACGCGGCTGTTGATCGCGCAAGTGCACGAACTGGCACAACGCGAGCGCGTCACTGCCATCCTTTCGATCGCCGCCATCGCGATGATTGGCTGGGTTCATTGGGACGCCGTCGACAGGCCGTTGGTTATCGGCTGGATCATTTGCATGAGCGCCGTGCAGATCATGCGCATCGCTGCCATCGGCATACGCTCGCCGGGATTGGCGGAAACGCGCAGTGCTTGCCTGCGGCGCAACGGCCAGGTCGCCATCAATGTGCTCAACGGACTCGGCTGGGGCGCAATCTGGTTCATGCTCGATACCGGCCGTATCGATTTCCTGTTCATGTTCAAGTTCGGCGCGATTGCGGGCACCACCGGCATCGCCCTGAATTCGCTCAGCGTCATCCTGCCGGTCTATCTCGGTTTTCTGCTTTCGCAGATGGCCCTGACGGTTGCCTATCTGGCCGGCGCCACCCCATTTCTGACCCCGGCACAACGAATGGCCTTCGTCACCGGGGCCATCGTCTATGCGATCGTACTGTGCGCCATTGCCCGAAACGCCGCACGGCTGACCCGACAGGCCATGATGCAGGAGATGGAACGGGAAGCGGCACTGATCGAAGCCAGGGAAAGCCATCTGCGCGAACTCGACCTGCGCAAGAGCCTGCAGGCACAGTCACGCCAGATCGAGGAGACGAACCAGAAACTCAACGCGGCGAACGAGCGCCTGCAAGTGCTGGCCCGTCAGGATGCGCTGACCGGTGTCGCCAATCGTCGACACCTCGCCGAGGAACTCGAACGTAATTTCCAGACTTTCCACCGGTATGCCAATCAGTTCTCGCTGATCCTGCTCGACATCGACCATTTCAAAGGGATCAACGACCTCTACGGCCATCAAACCGGCGATCTCGTGCTCAAGGCGACGACCGCCAGAATTCTCGACGGACTCCGCGAAATCGATCACGTCGGCCGCTGGGGCGGCGAAGAGTTTCTCTGCATCCTGCCCAACACAGGCTTCGAGGAAGCGCTCGCCTGCGCCGAGCGCCTGCGTCGCGATCTGGCATCTGCGCGGCTTGTTGACGGCGAACCGACGCTCGCGGTGACGGCCTCGTTCGGTGTCGCCACCTGCGCTCAGGACGACAGCATCGACACGCTGATGGGGCGCGCCGACAAGGCGCTGTACGAAGCAAAAGAAAAGGGCCGAAACCGGATCGTCGGTATTTCGGCCCCGGATTGA
- a CDS encoding HU family DNA-binding protein, producing MNKSELIELIAQDADLSKAAAARALDSVVDNITKAVAAGDSVTLVGFGAFKATKRAAREGKNPKTGEKLVIPEATVPKFSAGAAFKSAVAKK from the coding sequence ATGAACAAATCCGAACTGATTGAACTGATCGCCCAGGATGCCGACCTTTCGAAAGCAGCGGCGGCTCGCGCGCTCGATTCCGTCGTGGACAACATCACGAAGGCAGTAGCGGCTGGCGACAGCGTCACCTTGGTGGGATTTGGCGCGTTCAAGGCGACCAAGCGCGCCGCGCGTGAAGGCAAGAACCCGAAAACCGGCGAAAAGCTGGTCATCCCCGAGGCAACGGTGCCGAAGTTCTCCGCCGGTGCCGCGTTCAAGAGCGCCGTCGCCAAGAAATAA
- the nfsB gene encoding oxygen-insensitive NAD(P)H nitroreductase — MDITQVALSRRTCKAYDPNRKVSPADIEQLKTLLRYAPSSVNSQPWHFFIVATDAAKQRLAKAAKASTYAANEPKILNASHLIVFCARTSMDDDHLTAVLDQEDRDGRFPRPEGKETQRRGRSFYAGLHRYDFKDTQHWMEKQVYIALGTLLFGASALGIDATPIEGFDQRIVNEELDLRSQGLTSVVMAALGYRSQDDFNADLPKSRLPAETLFTEI, encoded by the coding sequence ATGGATATCACCCAGGTGGCGCTGTCGCGCCGCACTTGCAAGGCCTACGATCCGAACCGGAAAGTGTCGCCGGCCGACATCGAGCAATTGAAGACCCTGCTGCGCTATGCGCCGTCGTCGGTCAATTCGCAACCCTGGCATTTTTTCATCGTTGCCACCGATGCCGCCAAGCAGCGACTCGCCAAGGCCGCCAAGGCGAGCACGTATGCGGCGAACGAACCCAAGATCCTCAATGCCTCGCATCTCATCGTCTTCTGCGCGCGCACCTCGATGGACGACGACCATCTGACGGCCGTGCTGGATCAGGAGGATCGCGACGGCCGTTTCCCCAGACCGGAGGGCAAGGAAACGCAGCGGCGTGGACGCAGCTTCTACGCCGGACTGCACCGCTATGATTTCAAGGACACGCAGCACTGGATGGAGAAGCAGGTCTATATCGCCCTCGGAACCCTGCTCTTTGGCGCCTCGGCCCTCGGCATTGATGCGACGCCGATCGAAGGTTTCGATCAGCGTATCGTCAACGAGGAACTCGATCTGCGTTCGCAGGGTCTGACCAGCGTGGTAATGGCTGCGCTGGGTTATCGTAGCCAGGACGATTTCAACGCCGATTTACCGAAATCCCGTCTGCCCGCCGAGACGCTTTTTACCGAAATCTAG
- a CDS encoding DNA-3-methyladenine glycosylase I, with product MERCPWCEGFDLYRRYHDEEWGVPVHDDRELFELLVLEGAQAGLSWSTVLKKRERYREVFDGFEPSRIAVYDEAKSASLLADPGIIRNRAKVAATIGNARAYLELTAGGASFRDFLWRFVDDVPIQNAWRVPGEVPAATPRSDAMSKALARAGFKFVGTTICYAFMQATGMVNDHLVSCFRHQAVRALAR from the coding sequence ATGGAACGTTGTCCGTGGTGTGAAGGGTTTGATCTGTATCGCCGCTATCACGATGAGGAGTGGGGTGTTCCCGTTCATGACGATCGGGAACTGTTCGAGTTGCTTGTGCTGGAAGGCGCGCAGGCGGGTCTGTCCTGGTCCACCGTGCTCAAGAAGCGGGAGCGTTACCGCGAGGTGTTCGACGGGTTCGAGCCGTCGCGTATCGCCGTTTATGACGAAGCGAAGTCCGCGTCCTTGCTGGCCGATCCCGGCATCATCCGCAATCGGGCCAAGGTGGCGGCGACGATCGGCAATGCGCGGGCGTATCTCGAACTGACGGCAGGCGGCGCGAGCTTCCGGGATTTCCTCTGGCGCTTCGTCGACGATGTGCCGATCCAGAACGCGTGGCGCGTGCCAGGCGAGGTGCCGGCGGCGACGCCCCGTTCGGATGCGATGAGCAAGGCACTGGCGCGCGCCGGCTTCAAGTTCGTCGGGACGACCATCTGTTATGCCTTCATGCAGGCGACTGGCATGGTCAACGATCATCTTGTTTCTTGCTTCCGTCATCAGGCGGTCAGGGCGCTCGCCCGTTGA
- a CDS encoding CapA family protein, giving the protein MIRSILLALAVLVLPSMASADTAADTRVSIVFVGDIMLADTPGKVIRHGGDPFGPVASLLTAADIRIGNLECTVAQGGRPVDGKVVTLRAHPRVLKVVGRHFDGVSVANNHSGDFGPAAFAEMIGHLERSGISFFGGGRNLADAHRPLIVERRGIRIAFIGYNEFMPRRFEADEDKAGIAWSEDAQVRFDIADARQRHHADVVIPVMHWGWENEPVANDRQRTLAHLMIDAGADAVVGGHPHVVQDTEIYRGKPVFYSLGNFVFDGFDRPENNTGWILRLEVDRHGPQAWRIDPVRIDAKGIPHPGTDTATCWRAGMAGTAPCDARSPAQ; this is encoded by the coding sequence GTGATCCGATCCATCCTTCTTGCCCTGGCGGTCCTCGTCTTGCCGTCAATGGCGTCGGCCGACACCGCCGCCGACACCCGGGTCAGCATCGTCTTCGTCGGCGACATCATGCTGGCAGACACGCCCGGCAAAGTCATACGGCATGGCGGCGACCCGTTCGGCCCGGTTGCCTCTCTACTTACCGCCGCGGATATCCGGATCGGAAACCTCGAATGCACGGTCGCCCAAGGTGGCCGGCCGGTGGACGGCAAGGTCGTGACATTGCGCGCGCACCCCCGCGTGCTCAAGGTAGTTGGCCGCCATTTCGACGGCGTCAGCGTCGCCAACAATCACTCCGGCGATTTCGGCCCGGCCGCGTTCGCCGAGATGATCGGGCATCTGGAACGCTCCGGCATCAGCTTTTTCGGCGGCGGACGCAACCTCGCCGACGCCCATCGCCCGCTGATCGTCGAGCGACGCGGCATCCGCATCGCTTTTATCGGCTACAACGAATTCATGCCGCGCCGCTTCGAAGCCGACGAAGACAAGGCTGGCATCGCCTGGAGCGAAGACGCGCAGGTCCGCTTCGACATCGCCGATGCCCGGCAACGCCATCATGCTGACGTCGTCATACCGGTCATGCACTGGGGATGGGAGAACGAGCCGGTCGCCAATGACCGGCAGCGCACGCTGGCGCACCTGATGATCGACGCTGGCGCCGACGCCGTGGTGGGTGGCCACCCGCATGTCGTCCAGGACACGGAAATTTATCGCGGCAAACCCGTTTTCTACAGTCTCGGCAACTTCGTTTTCGACGGATTCGACCGACCCGAAAACAATACCGGCTGGATTCTCCGACTCGAGGTCGATCGACACGGACCGCAGGCATGGCGGATCGACCCGGTCCGGATCGATGCCAAGGGAATACCGCACCCCGGCACCGATACGGCGACGTGCTGGCGTGCCGGAATGGCTGGCACGGCGCCTTGCGATGCGCGCAGCCCGGCGCAATGA
- a CDS encoding cupin domain-containing protein, with protein MFNAASGESYKSALPGILLKTLVFGEKTLLSEFRLTAGAQLPAHSHIHEQTGYLVSGKIRLTIGGDSFVAGPGDSWCIPGDVEHRAEILEDSVAIEVFSPVRDDYLPSEKL; from the coding sequence ATGTTTAATGCGGCGAGTGGAGAGTCCTACAAATCGGCGCTGCCGGGGATACTTCTCAAGACGTTGGTATTCGGCGAGAAAACCTTGCTCTCCGAATTCAGGCTGACTGCCGGCGCCCAGTTGCCCGCGCATTCGCATATTCACGAACAAACGGGCTACCTGGTTTCCGGCAAGATTCGCCTGACTATCGGCGGCGACTCCTTTGTCGCCGGTCCCGGCGACAGTTGGTGCATTCCCGGAGACGTCGAACATCGGGCCGAAATTCTCGAAGATTCGGTGGCGATCGAGGTTTTTTCGCCGGTTCGCGACGACTACCTGCCGTCCGAAAAGTTGTAA